The genomic stretch GGCCGTATGGGCATTGGGGTCGCAGGAATAAGTGGTCACACCCTCTCCCAGCTTCCGGTTGGGGCTTCTTTTTATCTCCCCTTCGTTTCTGTAATCAATGATGGTTTTGATTCCCAGGCTTTTTACATACTCCAGTCCGGCGTCTTCCAGAAAAGCGAAATAATCTGAGCGGAATCCGATGCCCCATTTTATTCTCTTTCCCGACCCGGTCATATACCCTCCCATGTCCCGCAGGTTATACATTCCATCTACCGGAAGGATCCGGTATCCAAACAGCATGGGGACCTGATTCTTCCATTCAATGATAAAATAAATCTGTTTTCTTTTTTCAGGTGCGGCATGAAACGTCAGTTTTTTTTCCCTGGATGAGAAAAGAAAACTGCGGTTTTGAGTAAAGGGATCTTTTTCATAGGTCCAGTACAGATGATATTCCTCCAGCGTCTCTTCATCCGAAACAATGTTTAATTCTGTTTTACCGTTATCCAGAGGAAAGGCCTCGATGTATTTTATCTCCATGGCACTACCTCTTAAGCTGTTCAATTTTCTTTTTCATATCCACAGGTGCATCGTAGGCCGCAACCTGATATTCGATCTTAACCCCCATATCCGCCAATTTATTAAAATCTTCCTCTTCCTTTGGGGAAAAGCAGATGATATGGTCATAGGATATGGTTCTTTCCGGAGTCGTTCTCATACCCCCGAAATTAATGTGGTCAATGGGCACGCCTCCCTCTTTCAGCCTTAACGCATCGCTGAAGCTTCCCATAATCAGAAATGTGTTTTTCTTAATAGGATTATTGGCATATACCCGGATAAATTTATCCACCCCGAACACGTGGACCGTATAGGCAGGCGCCGCCATTTTCAGCACCTGTACCTGCACGGGATTTTCCACAGCGGCATCACTGACACAGATGACTTGCTCTGCTCCGATGTGGCTTAACCAGGAAGTTGCTACCTGACCGTGAATCAACCGGTCATCAATACGAATC from Lacrimispora sphenoides JCM 1415 encodes the following:
- a CDS encoding PTS system mannose/fructose/N-acetylgalactosamine-transporter subunit IIB, which gives rise to MAIKWIRIDDRLIHGQVATSWLSHIGAEQVICVSDAAVENPVQVQVLKMAAPAYTVHVFGVDKFIRVYANNPIKKNTFLIMGSFSDALRLKEGGVPIDHINFGGMRTTPERTISYDHIICFSPKEEEDFNKLADMGVKIEYQVAAYDAPVDMKKKIEQLKR